Below is a window of Deltaproteobacteria bacterium DNA.
CGAGCGCGGCGATCTTCGCGACCTCGTGCGAAGTGCGAAAGCCGTCGAAGAAGTGCAGGAACGGGATGCGCGCCTCGAGCGTCGCCGCGTGCGCGACCAGCGCCAGGTCCATCGCCTCCTGCACCGATCCGGACGCGAGCATGGCGAAGCCGGTCTGGCGCGCCGCCATCACGTCGCTATGGTCGCCGAAGATCGAGAGCGCCTGCGCCGCGACGGCGCGGGCCGCGACGTGGAAGACCGTCGGGGTCAGCTCGCCGGCGATCTTGAACATGTTCGGAATCATGAGAAGGAGGCCCTGCGAAGCCGTGAAGGTCGTGCAGAGCGCGCCGGTCTGGAGGGCGCCGTGGACCGCGCCGGCCGCCCCGCCCTCGCTCTGCATCTCGATCACGTGCGGCACCGTGCCCCACGCGTTCGGACGGCGCGCGGCCGCCCACTCGTCCGCCGACTCCCCCATCGCCGACGAGGGGGTGATGGGGTAGATCGCGATCACCTCGCTCGCGAGGTACGCGACGGTGGCCGCCGCCTCGTTCCCGTCGATGGTGGCGGTCGCTGGCGCGCCGGTGGCGTCTTCCGTCGCAGTCACCGCCGTCCTCGATCTCCGGCCGGCACGTCAGCCGATCTTGCCCGCCAGGTCGTCGACCTTCTCGACGAGCTTGCGCACGATCGCGCGCATCTCGCTCAGCTCGCGGCGCGTCGCGAACGTGCGCTTGAGCGCGGGCTCGACCGCCTTCGCGGCCCGCGCCTCCAGGCCGTTCACGACCTTCTCGGCGCGCCGCTCGAAGTCGGTGACGATCTTCTCGGCCCGCTTCTGCACCTGGGCTCCGACGCGCTGCGCATCCCGGACGAGCGCGCTCGCCTCGACCCGCGCCCGCTTGACCAATCCGGCGGCGCCCGCCGCTGACCGTCCTGTTCTGATCGCCTTCGGCATGGTTTTTGGACTCCCTTCGGAGCCGGGTATTGCATTTCCCGTACCGCTGGGCCGCAGTGCGCAGTCGAGGCCGGAGCGGCCCGGGATTCCGACGAATGATAAATCCGTAGACGGGCGTTTCCTTCGGACGGGACAGCGAGGAGGACGATCGCATGCAGCACGGCAGAACAAAGCTCGGCATCCTGGTGGGCGGGGGTCCGGCGCCGGGGATCAACAGCGTCATCGGCGCCGCCACGATCCGCGCCGCCCTCGAGGGCGTCGACGTGGTCGGCATCCGCAACGGCTTCGAGTACCTGATGCGGAGCGACCTCGACCACGTGCGGCCGCTCTCCATCGAC
It encodes the following:
- a CDS encoding pyruvate:ferredoxin (flavodoxin) oxidoreductase, producing the protein MDGNEAAATVAYLASEVIAIYPITPSSAMGESADEWAAARRPNAWGTVPHVIEMQSEGGAAGAVHGALQTGALCTTFTASQGLLLMIPNMFKIAGELTPTVFHVAARAVAAQALSIFGDHSDVMAARQTGFAMLASGSVQEAMDLALVAHAATLEARIPFLHFFDGFRTSHEVAKIAAL